GCCATGGCATCGGCATCGTCACGCCCGCGGCCTTCGCCGGCAGTCCGTGGCACGACGCGGTGCAGGTCATCGAAGCCGACAGCTTCAGACCGCAGGTGCGCGCCTGGCTACTGCATCGGCCACCGGCGGGACGGCTGAGCCGGCCGATCGCCGCCTTCCGCGATGCTTTGATCGATGGGCTGAGGCTCCCCGCCCCCTTCATCTCTTAACCATCGCGTCAGCTAGCCGAAAGGGATCGCAAAGGATGCGATTTCGGCCGAAAAATTCGCCACTTAGCCTGAAAAACGCTGTTGCTTGGGCCACCCTGGCTGGTTGACTTGCAGGTCGGCTGCCGTCAGACATGGCCGCACTTACGACCCGTACCCGTTCCGTCACCGGATCACCGTCACAGAATGCGAAGCTATCTCGATTTCGAAAAGTCCGTCGCCGAACTGGAGGCGAAGCTCGACGAGCTGCGCGCGCTGGCCGCTAGCGGCAGCGACATCGGCGACGAAATCGCCCGGGTCGAGGAGCGCGCATCGCAGACGCTGGCCGACCTCTACGCGAATCTGACGCCGTGGCAGAAGACGCAGGTGGCGCGACATGCGCAGCGGCCGCACTTTCTCGACTACGTCAACACGCTGGTCACCGAGTTCACCCCGCTCGCCGGTGACCGCAAGTTCGGCGACGACGATGCGCTGATCGGAGGCTTCGGACGCTTTCGTGGCGAAAGCATCTGCGTGATCGGTCAGGAGAAGGGCTCGACCACCGAAAGCCGTCTCAAGCACAATTTCGGCATGGCCAAGCCGGAAGGTTACCGCAAGGCGGTGCGGCTGATGGAGATGGCGGACCGCTTCAACATTCCGGTGCTGACACTGGTGGACACCGCCGGCGCCTATCCCGGTATCGGTGCAGAGGAACGCGGCCAGGCGGAAGCCATCGCCCGCTCCACCGACGCCTGCCTGCAGCTCGGCGTGCCGAACGTCTCACTGGTGATCGGCGAAGGCGGCTCCGGGGGCGCCGTGGCGATCGCCACCGCCAACCGCGTTTTGATGCTCGAGCACTCGGTCTACAGTGTGATCTCGCCGGAAGGTGCGGCATCGATCCTGTGGCGCGACGCCACCAAGGCTCAGGAAGCCGCCACCAACATGAAGATCACAGCGCAGGATCTGCTGCGCTTCGGGGTCATCGACGAGATCGTCAAGGAACCGATCGGCGGCGCGCATCGTGATCCACAAGGGGTGATCGCGGCGGCCGGCGAGGCCATCGCCCACGCCTTCGACGAGCTGCGCAACCTCGATCACGACAGCATTCGCAAGCAACGGCGACAGAAGTTCCTCGATATCGGCCGCAAGCTCGGCTGAACCGGACCCGCGGTTGATTTGCGCAGATCGTTCGCACGGCCGTCGATCGCTCGAGCCGGCACGGCGCGATTCGACACCGCGACGGAACGTGAGCGGACCCGACAAGGCTCGCATCGTGGCTTTTTCGAGGCAGCCGGCGTCATCAAGTTCGCCAAATTCATCAGCTATTTACAGGCCATTCACTATCGCGCGGACGCGGCTGCGCGGTCACGGTGAATCGGCTTGCGAGCCTGGGCGCTTAGGGATAACGATTGCTCAACGGCTTCAAGCAGGTTGCACGTAATCGGACGGTTCGGGGCGTTCCGGTGGGGGTTGTGGTTGCTTTGGGGAGCTTCACTTGATTTCTGACAATACGGTCCGCGGATTTGTGGCAGCAGCTGCGGTGGCAGCCTGCGTCGCGCTGGCCGGATGCAATGCCGAGCAGGCGGCCTTCGTCACCAACGCCAAGGCCAACAAGCCGATCCCCGAAAAGCTGGCGCAAGACATCCAGGCGAAGGAGATGGATCCGCAGTCGCCGATCCTGGTCCGCCTGTTCAAGCAGGAAGCCGAGCTGGAAGTCTGGAAGCAGGACAAGACCGGCCGCTTCGCGCTGCTGAAGACTTATCCGATCTGCCGCTGGTCCGGCGACCTTGGCCCGAAGATCCGGGAAGGCGACCGTCAGGCGCCTGAGGGCTTCTACAACATCACGCCGGCGCAGATGAATCCGGAGTCGGCGTACTACCTGTCGTTCAACATGGGCTATCCGAACGCGTTCGACCGTTCGCTCGGCCGCACCGGCTCGCAGCTCATGGTGCACGGCGACTGCTCCTCGCGCGGATGCTACGCGATGACCGACGAGCAGATCTCGGAAATCTATGCGCTCGGTCGGGAATCGTTCTTCGGCGGACAGCGCTCGTTCCAGGTGCAGGCCTATCCGTTCCGGATGACGCCGCAGAACTTCGCCAAGCACCGCAACAATCCGAACATGCCGTTCTGGAAGATGCTGAAGCAGGGCAACGATCACTTCGAGGTGACGCATCTCGAGCCGAAGGTGGATGTCTGCGAGCAGCGCTACGTCTTCAACGCCGACAAGGATCCGCTCTCCAACCGAGCGCCGAGCTTCAACCCGACCGGTAAGTGCCCGACCTATCAGGTGGCCGATGACATCGCGCAGGCGGTGGCGGAGAAGCAGCGCAAGGACGAATACGAGACCGCCCAGCTCATCAGCCGCGGCACGCCGAGCGTGGTTGCGCGCAAGGGCATCGACGGCGGCATGCACGCGCTGTTCGCGGCGAAGACCCCGAACGGCTCGACCGGTCTGTCCGACACCAAGAGCACGACGTTCTCCTCCTACGCCGCCGTCCCGTCCGTGCCGCCGACGGTCAATCCGCCACGCTCGGCTGACGAACCGACGCTCGCGCTCGCATCGCCCGCAAGCTCTGGCGGAGACTTCCTCTCGACCTCCGCGCCGGCCACCACCGAAGCCGCAAAGCCCACGGTGCGCGTCGCCACGGCTCCCGCATCGAACTCCTCCGACAGCGGCGGGTTCTTCTCGAGTCTTGCCCGGAAGATCGGCATCGGCGCTGATGGCGAAGCAGCGCCGAAAACGACGTCGAGCGCACCGGCGCCGAAGCAGCCTCCGAAAGCGCAGAAGCCGACGCAGGCATCAGCACCGAAGCCGCCTGCCGCGATCCGGCACGAACCGAAGGCTCACGAGACGAAGCCAACCGAAACTCGGACTGCAGCCGCTCCGAAGCCTACGGCGCCTCCGACCGAGAAGAAGGAGCGCAACACGGCGATTGCCGGTGCGCAGCCGGTCGTCCCCTCGAACGCATTCGATAGCCGCTGGTCGATGCGCTGACCCCGCAATGACCTTGAGCGCAAGCGCATTGCGCCTTGGCTCTTGGTGCGCGCGATGTCTTCGATGACATGATCGCTCTTCCGGATCATGCTTTGACGCGCTCGATCGCGCCCCGGCGCAATCTGGACGTGCCACTCCCTCACCGTTTCATCTCGTAGTAGCGCAGCATATCCTTCGCCTGCAGCGTGCGATCCGAACGCCGGCCGAAGAAATAGACTCCGCTTGCGGCATCCGATTTCGGGCCTGGTCTTGCAAAGCGATCGATGAACCGCACCCAGAAGAACGGTAACGCCACCAGCGTCGCCAGACGCGTGCTGAGCCCGAGCGACAAGGCGACGTAGCGGATCGACCAGACCAGCGCCTTACCCGCACCGCCGACCGCGCCGGAATCGATCTCCTCGAAGTGACGAAACAGCCAACGATGGCCGCTCAAGGTGAAGCGGGTGAAGTCATAAGCCTGTTCGTGCACCTGCTGGATAAACGGCGTGTCGGCATAGACCACGCCACCGGGTTTCAACACGCGGTGGATTTCCGCGACCACCGTCGATGGATCGAGCACATGTTCGAGCACCGCCTGGATCCAGACGCCATCGAACACTGCATCCTGGAACGGCAGGAAGTGGCCGTCGGCGACGACGTCGGTGTTCGCAGACGCATAGACGTCGGTGCCGATGACGCGGATGTTTCCGGTCGCATAGAGTGGATCGGCGCCTGCGCCGATGGCACCACCGCCAATGACCAATACCAGCGGATTGGGCGCCTGCTGCAATAGACGGATGACCATCTCGCGCGACTTCTCCGGCGTCACCGGATTCGCGCCCGTCAGCATGCGCCGCAAGCGGACGGCCATCCCGCGGCCGGTGTCGTCGCGCTTCATCACCGAGCCGCGATCGTCCGCATAGGCGGCGCGATCAAAGATGCTGCGGTCGAAATCGATCAGCACGGGCTGCCCTGACGCGCGCGGAAAACCCGCGCGTGTGTAATGGCAGTCTGTGTTGGTACATCGAATCGGATCGTGGTCGAGATCGAGCGCCGAGCGGCAGCGCGGACAACAGAGCAACGCTTTTACGTCCAACAAGAATTCAATTCCCTGCATGATGAATCCGTGCTGCGCTGCCGGCTCGCCGCTTTGCGTCCGGCATTCCAGCAATTCGAGCAACGTCGATTGTCGGCGGATCAACTTTTCACGAAACTCGCCGTTCCGCATGTATGCGCAACCTGCGACATTCTAACGTGCCCTGTAACGCGCGATTCACAACACACGCGCGCATCACGTGCGCAACAAGTGCGTGTGCAGCCTTACGGCTCGATACAACCGCATCGTTTGATACGCACGTTCACCAACGACGGCGTGTAGCGAAGAAAGCCATATCACAGTGATAACTTGCAGCGGTCACAGGTGGTGACGCGTTGCGTCGAATGTCTCTCGCGCGGGGCGCGGCCAACGACGCGAGATCACACGCGCCGGCATGAAGACGCGTCCGATCCGGCATCGCCAAACGACAAGACACTTGTAATGACACGACACTTGCACGCTGATGGCCATCACGCGATCGTACGCTCAATCGCCAACCTTGCCGCGCTCGGCGAGGAAATCGAGCAGCACGCGAATGCGTGACGGCAATAAGCCACCTTGGCCGAGATAGACCGCGTGAAAACTCTCGCGATCGCCGGGATTGAACTCCTGCAACACCGGCACGAGGCGACCGGCAGCAAGATCACCACGCACCGTAAACGTCGCCAACCGCGCAAGACCCGCACCGCCGAGCGCGAGTTGGCGCAGCGTCTCCCCATCGCTTGCCTGCACGCGACCCATCGTTGGCACCACCACCTCGCTGCCGTCATGCGCCCTCAACGGCCAGCCCTGGATCGCCCGCGCATAGCCGAAGCCAAGACGATTGTGCGCGTCGAGATCGGCGATGCTCTTCGGCTCACCGTAACGTTGCAGGTAAGCCGGCGACGCGACGATCAGCTTTCCCACATCGCCAAGCTTGCGCGCGATCAGGCTCGAACTCTTCAGCGGCCCGGCACGGACCGCGACATCCGTGCGTTCCGCGATCAGGTCGATCACCAGATCGGTCTGCACGATATCCAGCGTCACCGCGGGATAGCGCGTGAGAAATTCCGACAAGACCGGCGCGAGAATGTGGGTGCCGTAGGAGGCACTGGTGTTGAAGCGGATCAGTCCGCTTGGTTGCTCGCCGGCCGCGGCGCTGCGTTCGGCTTCATCGAGATCGGCAAGGATGCGGGTCGTTCGCTCATAGAAGGCCGAGCCCTCGGGCGTGAGCTGCAGGCGGCGAGTGGAGCGGTTGACCAATCGCGCCCCGAGCCGCGCCTCCAGCCGGCCGATCAGCTTGCTGACCGCCGAGGGCGTCATCCGGCAAGCCCGCGCGGCCGCGGAAAAGCCGCCGTGCTCAACCACGCGGACGAACACTTCCATCTCTCCGGACCGGTTGACCTCGCCGCGCGCCATTGTGAATTTAATTCATAGATAATGTTCCCGCCTGCCTTCTATATCATTTTTTGCAGTGCATCCATATCCCACGGCAGAAACACACTCCCACGAGGTTGATCATGCCGCTGGCACTCTATGCCCTGACGGCCGGAGCCTTCGGCATCGGCGTCACCGAATTCGTCATCATGGGCCTGCTGATCGAGGTCAGCGACACATTCCACGTCTCGATCGCCTCCGCCGGGCTCCTGATTTCCGGTTATGCATTGGGCGTGGTCGCCGGCGCACCAGTGTTGACGGTGCTGACCGGCGGATGGCCGCGCAAGACGGTGCTGATCGCGCTGATGATGATCTTCACCGTCGGCAACATCGCCTGCGCGCTGGCGCCGAGCTACGGCTTCCTCATGGCCGCACGAGTTCTGACGGCGCTCGCGCACGGCACCTTCTTCGGCGTCGGCTCGGTGGTCGCCACCGGCCTCGTCGCCCAAGACAAGCGCGCGTCCGCGATCGCCGTGATGTTCACCGGACTGACCGTCGCCAACATCCTCGGCGTGCCGTTCGGCACCTGGCTCGGCCAGCAATTCGGCTGGCGCGCGACCTTCTGGGCGGTGGCGCTGGTTGGCGTCGTTGCGATCCTGGTGCTCGCCCTGCTGCTGCCGAAGGATAAGGGCGACGCAGAAACCGCGGACTGGCGCGCCGACCTGCGCGCCATCGCCCGCAAGCCGGTGCTGCTCGGCTTCACCAGCACGGTGCTGGGTTTTGCCGGCGTATTCGCCGTATTCACCTACATCGCGCCGGCGCTGACCCGCATCACCGGTTTCTCCGACGCGGCCGTGTCGCCGATCCTGCTGGTGTTCGGCGGCGGATTGATCGTCGGCAATCTCCTGGGCGGCAAGCTCGCCGACCGCAGCCTCGTGCCGTCCCTGCTCGGCACGCTGGCCGCACTCGGCATCGTACTGGCGCTGATGACATTCGCGCTGCACAGCAAAACCGCTGCGGTGCTGTTCGTCGGCCTCATGGGCGCCACAGGCTTCGCCACCGTGGCGCCGCTGCAACTCTGGGTGATGGAAAAGGCGCACGGCGCCGGCCAGAGCCTCGCCTCTTCGTTCAACATCGCCGCGTTCAATCTCGGCAACGCGATCGGCGCCTGGGCGGGCGGCACAGTGATCGACCACGGGCCTGGATTGGGCTCGGTGCCATTCGTGGCCGCGCTGTTTCCGCTCGCGGCCATTGCCGTGACGTTGATCGCGCTACGCGCGGAACGAACCGCCCCCGCCAAGGCCTGCGAATCGTCCGCCGCCTGATTACGGAGACCTTTTTTAAAGGCGACAAGCGGCCGCGCTCGAACCTGCGAAGCGCGGCCGCAAAGCGCCATCCAGTCCTACGCCGGCTCGGCGTCGCGTTTTGCCATCATCGCCTTGAAAGCCGGCCGCGCATGGCACGCCGCGAGCCAGGCCTTCACCCGCGGCGCTTCCGCAAATAGCTCCGGCGCGCCCATCGCGTAGCGCACCACCTCCGCCACATTGAGATCGGCGACCGTAAAGCGCCCGCCGACCAGATGACCGCTCTCCGCCAGCGCCTGGTCGAGCACCGCGAAGGGTCCGCGCAACGCATCGACGCCCGCCTGCGCGAGCTTTGGGCCGCGCAATTCCGGCTTGCCTGCGCGATGCGTCAGGATCTGCAAGGCATGCTGCTCGACTTCGTTCGCAGCCCATAGCGACCACATGCTCATCAGCCCGTCCTCGGCCAAATCGGCCGGCGCAAGCGGGCCGCCATGCTTCTTCGCCAGATAGAGGTTGATCGCCAGCGACTCGTGCAGCGCGAGGCCATCGTCCGCCATCGACGGAATATGCCCGTTCGGATTGATTTTCAGAAACTGTTTGGAGCGCGTGTGCAGCGGCGCATCGGCCGCGCCGGGATCAGACAGACGATAGGCCTGGATCACCGGCACGCTCTGGAAGGGAATGTTCAGCTCGTCTGCAAGCCAGTAATTGCGCGAGGCGCGCGAGCGGTAGACACCGTAGATCGTCAGCATGATGGATCGGCCTTCCCCTGGAATAATCCGACCGTTTTATAGCCTATTCGGAGAACAACAGCGCGGTCATTCCGGACGCTGCGCCACGCGCAGCGATCCGGAATCCCGAGCTTGCAGACATGCAGACCGCATCATCTCGCGATCCGAGCTCGCGCGTTTCACGCGCGCTCCGGAATGAGCGCGAAAGATCAGAGCGGAGGATAAACCCCGGCCATCGGAGGATCAGGCGAACCGGCCGTGGCAGTGTTTGAACTTCTTGCCCGAACCGCAGGGACAGTTCTCGTTGCGGCCAACCTTGCCCCAGGTCGCCGGATTGTTGGGGTCACGATCGGCCGGCGCGGTCGGCGGTGAGAACGCCATGGTCGCGAGCGGCACCTCGTCTTCACCCGTATCCGGATTAAGCTTGTGTGCTTCCATCATCGGCAGCTCCGGCTGCTGCTGCTCCGGCGGGACGATCTCGACCCGCATGAGCTGTGCCGTCACCGCCTCGCGCAGGTGTGCGATCATGGTCTCGAACAGATTGAAGGCTTCCGCCTTGTATTCGTTGAGCGGATCGCGCTGACCATAACCGCGCAGGCCGACCACCTGGCGCAGGTGATCGAGCATGATCAGATGCTCGCGCCAGAGATGGTCCAGCGTTTGCAGCAGCACTGTCTTCTCGACATAGCGCATGACGTCCGGGCCCCATTGGGCAACCTTCGCCGCCATGTGCTCGTCGACGCGCTTCTCGATGCGCTCGGAGATCTCCTCGTCGGCGATGCCTTCTTCTTTGGCCCACTCATCCACCGGCAGGTCGAGCGCCAGCACGCGATTGAGCTCTTCCTTCAGGCCGGCGACATCCCACTGCTCCGGATAGACCCCTTCCGGCACATGCTTGGCCACCATGTCGCTCACCAGCGCATGACGCATGTCGGCGACGGTTTCGGCCACGTCCTCATCACGCATCAAATCGATGCGCTGGTCGAAGATCACCTTGCGCTGATCGTTCTGAACGTTGTCGAACTTGAGCAGGTTCTTGCGGATGTCGAAGTTGCGCGCTTCGACCTTCTGCTGTGCCTTCTCTAGAGCCTTGTTGATCCACGGGTGGATGATCGCCTCGCCTTCCTTCAGGCCGAGCCGCTGCAGCATCGAGTCCAGCCGGTCCGAACCGAAGATGCGCATCAGATCGTCTTCCAGCGACAGGAAGAACTTCGAACGGCCGGGATCGCCCTGACGACCGGAGCGGCCGCGCAGCTGGTTGTCGATGCGCCGCGATTCGTGGCGCTCGGAGCCAATGATGTAGAGACCACCGGGCTTGGTGATGGTCTTGGCCGGCTTGCCGCCCTTGGCCGGTTCGATCTCGATCGTCTCTTCCGCCTTCAGCACGATCTCGCGGAACTTCTCGATGTCCGCCTTGATCTGCGCGATGCGCGCCTGCTTCTCGGCCTCGTCCTCGATGCCCGCGGTCTCCTGCGCAATACGCATTTCGAGCGAACCACCAAGCTTGATGTCGGTCCCGCGGCCGGCCATGTTGGTCGCGATCGTGATCGCGCCCGGAATGCCGGCTTCGGCGACGATGTAGGCTTCCTGCTCGTGGAAGCGCGCGTTCAGCACGGCGAACATCTTCGCCGGCTTGCCGGTGCGGGCGGCGGCATAGAGCTTGTCGAGCGCCTTCTGGTTGCCGAAGTCGATCTGCTTGTAGCCGTTCTTCTTCAGGTATTCGGCGAGCGTCTCGGACTTCTCGATCGAGGCGGTACCGACCAGCACCGGCTGCAGCCGCGCATTCGCCCGCTCGATCTCCGCCAGAATCGCCGCGTACTTCTCGTTGGCAGTGCGGTAGACCTCGTCATCCTCGTCGAGCCGCGCGACCGGAACGTTGGTCGGGATCTCCCGCACTTCCAGCTTGTAGATGTCGAAGAATTCGTCCGCCTCGGTCGCCGCCGTACCGGTCATGCCGCCGAGCTTCTCGTACATGCGGAAGTAGTTCTGGAAGGTGATCGAGGCCAGCGTCTGGTTTTCCGGCTGGATCGGCTGGTGCTCCTTCGCTTCCAGCGCCTGATGCAGGCCTTCCGAATAGCGGCGGCCAGGCATCATGCGGCCGGTGAACTCGTCGATGATCACCACCTCGCCGTCGCGGACGATGTAGTCCTTGTCGCGGGTGAACAGGGTGTGGGCGCGTAGGCCCTGGTTGATGTGATGAACGGTGGAGACGTTCTCGATGTCGTAGAGCGAATCGCCCTTGAGCAGACCCGCCTCGCGGATCATCTGCTCCATCTTCTCCATGCCCGCTTCGGTCATGGTCACCGTGCGCTGCTTTTCGTCGACCTCGTAGTCGCTCTTGTCCAGCTTCGGGATATAGGCGTCGATGGTGTTGTAGAATTCGGAGCGGTCGTCGAGCGGACCGGAGATGATCAGCGGCGTGCGCGCCTCGTCGATCAGGATCGAGTCCACCTCGTCGACGATGGCGAAGTAGTGCGGCCGCTGGACCATGTCCTCCAGCCGGTACTTCATATTATCGCGCAGATAGTCGAAGCCGTACTCGTTGTTGGTGCCATAGGTGATGTCGCAGGCGTAGGCCGCCTTGCGCTGCTCGTCGTCCAGGCCATGCACGATGACGCCGGTGGTGAGGCCGAGGAAGCCGTAGATCTGGCCCATCCATTCGGCGTCGCGCTTGGCGAGGTAGTCGTTCACCGTGACGACGTGCACGCCCTTGCCGGCGAGCGCGTTGAGATACACCGCCAGCGTCGCCACCAAGGTCTTGCCTTCGCCGGTCTTCATTTCGGCGATGTCGCCCTCGTGCAGCACCATGCCGCCGATCAGCTGGACGTCGAAATGCCGCTGGCCGAGGGTGCGTTTGGCGGCTTCGCGGACCGTGGCGAAGGCGGGAACGAGGATGTCGTCGAGGGTCTTGCCATCGGCGAGCTGCTGCTTGAATTCGGCGGTGCGGGCGCGCAACGCCTCGTCGGAGAGCTTCACGAGCTCCGGCTCGAGGGCGTTAATGGCGTTGACCCGTGGCTGGTAGGATTTGATGCGCCGGTCGTTGGCGGAACCGAAAAGCTTGCGTGCGAGCGCACCGATCATGGAAAGTTCGTCCTTCAGAGGAGCGTTTTGGGCCGCAATCAGCCGTTCAAATGGCTGGCGGCCTTCGAAACCGGGACACGAGAGCGATATTGGGAAAGCAGCCGAAATCGCGCCGCGACCCGTTCCGTCCGGCTGGGCAGAGATATGAGCCGGTCAAAGCCTTGTCAACGGCGCAAAACCTCTCAGGAAATTCATGATTTCGCCTGACTTTGCGCATTGCTAACGCCCGCCGATTGCGCGACTGTCCGCCGCTTCGAGCACCGACACCAAGGTCAAAACCACCAGGTCGACACCCAAGGATTTTTCATGACCGACTTCCTTCCGCGCTCGCCGCGGGCTTTCCGCACCGCACTGGCCGCGATCGCGCTTGCCGGCTGCGCAACAGTTGTCTTTGCAAGCGCCGGTCAGGTTCGCGCCCAGGATGCCAATCCGGTTCTCGCCAAGGTCAATGGCGTCGAAATCCGCCAGAGCGACTTGAACATGGCCGAGGAAGAGTTGGGCGCCGCCCAGCTCGCCCAGATGGACCCGGCGACCAAGCGCGACAACCTGCTGTCCTACGTCATCGACCTGAAGATCGTCGCCAAGGCCGCCGAGGACAAGAAAATCGGCGAGACCGACGACTTCAAGAAGAGCCTCGCCTTCGCCCGCGAGCGGCTTTTGATGGACAAGCTGCTCACCAGCGAGGCCAAGGCCGCCACCACCGACGAGGCGATGCGCAAGGTCTATGACGAAGCCGCCAAGCAGATGGGCGGCGAGGAGGAGGTGCGTGCCCGCCACATCCTGGTCGAGACCGAAGGCGAAGCCAAGCAGATCGCCGAGGAATTAAAGAAGGGAGCCGACTTCGCCGAGCTCGCGAAGAAGAAGTCGAAGGATCCCGGCGCATCGGACGGCGGCGACCTCGGCTACTTCACCAAGGAACAGATGGTGCCCGAGTTCTCCACCGCCGCGTTCGCGCTCGAGCCCGGTAAGATCTCCGACCCGATCAAGAGCCAGTTCGGCTGGCACATCATCAAGGTCGAGGACAAGCGCAAGCGCAAGCCGCCGGAATTCGATCAGGTGAAGCCGCAGATTGAAACTTATGTGACGCGGAAGGCCCAGGCCGACCTGGTCAGCAAGCTGCGCGAGACCGCCAAGATCGAACGCTTCGACAAGAAAGACGAACCGGCCAAGGACGCAGCGAAGGATGCGAAGGACGCGCCGGCGGCCAAGGGCGGCGCGATGGCGCCCGCGAAGAAGTAATCACGGCGGCGAAGAAGTCGTTCGACTTCTGCAGCGAACTTCAGTAATTTGACCAGGTGCCCGGGCTCTCGCCCGGGCATCCGCGTCTTGAGCCTCGTTTTCTGCGTCAGACTTTTTGCGTCAGACCTAGCCGCAAGGCGCGGACGGCCGGACCTTCCGGCAACGTTTTCCCGTGACGTTCAACGCCAGGCTCAAGGCAGATCGCATGTCCAGCTCCGTCTCCCCCCTCGCCCCGAAGACCACCCCGCATGCGCCCGCGATCGCCGGCGTGCGCCTTGCGACGGCAGAGGCAGGCATCCGCTACAAGAACCGGACCGATGTGCTGCTGGCGCTGCTCGATCCCGGCACCACGATCGCCGGCGTGTTCACCAAGTCGAAATGCGCCAGCGCGCCGGTGGAATGGTGCAAGACCAACATGAAGGGCGGCCAGGCGCGCGCCCTGGTCGTCAACTCCGGCAACGCCAACGCCTTCACCGGCAAGACCGGCCGCGCCTCCACCACGTTGACTGCGGCGATCGCCGCGAAGGCGGCCGCCTGCAAGGCGAACGAGGTTTTCCTCGCGTCGACCGGCGTGATCGGCGAGCCGCTCGATGCGACCAAGTTCGACGGCGTGCTGGAACGGCTCGCGGAGGAGGCCGACGGCGACCGCTGGATCGATGCCGCGAAGGCAATCATGACCACCGACACCTTCCCGAAAGTCGCGACGGCCACCGTCAAGCTCGGCAAGGCCAAGGTCACCATCAATGGCATCGCCAAGGGGGCCGGCATGATCGCTCCCGACATGGCGACGATGCTGTCGTTCATCTTCACCGACGCGCCGCTGTCGGCGGGCGTACTGCAGGCGCTGCTGAAAGGCGGCGTCGAGGACACCTTCAACGCCATCACCATCGACAGCGACACCTCCACCTCGGACACGCTGCTGGCATTCGCGACCGGCGCCGCGGCCGAGCACGGCGCGCCGAAGATCGCGCGCGCGTCCGATCCGCGGCT
The sequence above is drawn from the Afipia sp. P52-10 genome and encodes:
- the argJ gene encoding bifunctional glutamate N-acetyltransferase/amino-acid acetyltransferase ArgJ yields the protein MSSSVSPLAPKTTPHAPAIAGVRLATAEAGIRYKNRTDVLLALLDPGTTIAGVFTKSKCASAPVEWCKTNMKGGQARALVVNSGNANAFTGKTGRASTTLTAAIAAKAAACKANEVFLASTGVIGEPLDATKFDGVLERLAEEADGDRWIDAAKAIMTTDTFPKVATATVKLGKAKVTINGIAKGAGMIAPDMATMLSFIFTDAPLSAGVLQALLKGGVEDTFNAITIDSDTSTSDTLLAFATGAAAEHGAPKIARASDPRLKAFTKAFNAILADLSEQVARDGEGARKLIEIIVDGAVSKKSARTIAMSVANSPLVKTAVAGEDANWGRVVMAIGKAGEPANRDKISIAFNGIRVATKGARDPSYDEDKVSATMKKDTVQIKISLGLGKGRDRVLTCDLTKEYVAINGDYRS
- the secA gene encoding preprotein translocase subunit SecA: MIGALARKLFGSANDRRIKSYQPRVNAINALEPELVKLSDEALRARTAEFKQQLADGKTLDDILVPAFATVREAAKRTLGQRHFDVQLIGGMVLHEGDIAEMKTGEGKTLVATLAVYLNALAGKGVHVVTVNDYLAKRDAEWMGQIYGFLGLTTGVIVHGLDDEQRKAAYACDITYGTNNEYGFDYLRDNMKYRLEDMVQRPHYFAIVDEVDSILIDEARTPLIISGPLDDRSEFYNTIDAYIPKLDKSDYEVDEKQRTVTMTEAGMEKMEQMIREAGLLKGDSLYDIENVSTVHHINQGLRAHTLFTRDKDYIVRDGEVVIIDEFTGRMMPGRRYSEGLHQALEAKEHQPIQPENQTLASITFQNYFRMYEKLGGMTGTAATEADEFFDIYKLEVREIPTNVPVARLDEDDEVYRTANEKYAAILAEIERANARLQPVLVGTASIEKSETLAEYLKKNGYKQIDFGNQKALDKLYAAARTGKPAKMFAVLNARFHEQEAYIVAEAGIPGAITIATNMAGRGTDIKLGGSLEMRIAQETAGIEDEAEKQARIAQIKADIEKFREIVLKAEETIEIEPAKGGKPAKTITKPGGLYIIGSERHESRRIDNQLRGRSGRQGDPGRSKFFLSLEDDLMRIFGSDRLDSMLQRLGLKEGEAIIHPWINKALEKAQQKVEARNFDIRKNLLKFDNVQNDQRKVIFDQRIDLMRDEDVAETVADMRHALVSDMVAKHVPEGVYPEQWDVAGLKEELNRVLALDLPVDEWAKEEGIADEEISERIEKRVDEHMAAKVAQWGPDVMRYVEKTVLLQTLDHLWREHLIMLDHLRQVVGLRGYGQRDPLNEYKAEAFNLFETMIAHLREAVTAQLMRVEIVPPEQQQPELPMMEAHKLNPDTGEDEVPLATMAFSPPTAPADRDPNNPATWGKVGRNENCPCGSGKKFKHCHGRFA
- a CDS encoding peptidylprolyl isomerase; translation: MTDFLPRSPRAFRTALAAIALAGCATVVFASAGQVRAQDANPVLAKVNGVEIRQSDLNMAEEELGAAQLAQMDPATKRDNLLSYVIDLKIVAKAAEDKKIGETDDFKKSLAFARERLLMDKLLTSEAKAATTDEAMRKVYDEAAKQMGGEEEVRARHILVETEGEAKQIAEELKKGADFAELAKKKSKDPGASDGGDLGYFTKEQMVPEFSTAAFALEPGKISDPIKSQFGWHIIKVEDKRKRKPPEFDQVKPQIETYVTRKAQADLVSKLRETAKIERFDKKDEPAKDAAKDAKDAPAAKGGAMAPAKK